The following proteins are encoded in a genomic region of Dyadobacter sp. UC 10:
- a CDS encoding CusA/CzcA family heavy metal efflux RND transporter produces the protein MLYKIIQFSVHNKLVIGLFMLLWVAYGTYEVTQLPIDAVPDITNNQVQVITTAPALGAEDVERLITFPIEQAISNIPGLKESRSLSRFGLSLITIVFEDGSDIYWARQQVTERLAQVAINENAEKPELAPVTTGLGEIYQYVIKPKAGFEKKYSLADLRTTQDWIVKRQLLGTPGVADVSTFGGDLKQYEVAVNPASLKAVNLTISDVFTALARNNQNTGGAYIEKGPAVLYIRSVGLASSQADIQDIVVKNNTNGTPVLIRDIAEVRLGSAIRYGALTMAGKGELSGGIVMMLKGGNSFEVVSNVKKRIAEIQKTLPEGLEIEPFLDRTKMVSNAIGTVEKNLAEGALIVVLVLVLFLGNLRAGLIVASVIPLSMLFAVAMMNTFGVSGNLMSLGALDFGLIVDGAVIIVEAILHHLHTSRRYAGINAISQHEMDREVTGSASRMMNAAVFGQIIILIVYLPILSLSGIEGKMFKPMAQTVAFAILGAFILSLTYVPMISALFISKKLNHKPTPSDRIMVKLESGYQRLLVRALGYKKSLVIAAFALFGTAVFVFSQMGGEFIPQLEEGDFATETRLLVGTNLSTTIDAINRVSETLQKQYPEVEKVVSRIGSAEIPTDPMPIEGGDMIIVLKDKSEWTSAESFTELADKMARTAQEVVPGITTGFQYPVQMRFNELMTGAKQDVVCKIFGEDLNKLATYAEQLGHISKTVAGTADWYIEKVTGMPQIVIEFDRPEIAKYGLNIDDLNRTINAAFAGATAGQIYEGEKKFDLVVRVGNEGRKSMADVRNLPVSTPSGIQIPLYQVANIQEIEGPNQIQRENTRRRIIVGFNIRGRDVQSIVEELQRKVEGKIRFEPGYSVTYGGAFENLQQAKARLAIAVPVALLLIFVMLYFAFSSVREGALIYTAIPLSAIGGVFALAIRGMPFSISAGVGFIALFGVAVLNGIVLISEFNRIKAEGNIKNALELVLTGTRNRLRPVLMTAAVASLGFLPMALSNGAGAEVQRPLATVVIGGLITATLLTLFVLPALYLLFEGKSKIGGIPGQLIWVPLIFAANLASAQQLPKPIGLPAAISIAGEKNLQMQTARLAQKSSEQLQKTAYDIAKTNINADVGKFNSANSDTRFGISQTFSFLSVYTNQRKTLEAAFTAAQAQTQLTELELRTSLRQFFYEYASLAERRKLLVYADSIFTLFETKSNLRFEKGEANVLEKTAAQSQRQQVTNQLNMLKSDMEVIVRSFNLLIRDSIQYVPEIADPRIENTLTVQDSAAGRFPLLDVALSRQQASEFRWKTEKARQLPELTIGYNNLSIVGSQLINGQEISYTGKNRFSYINAGIAVPLFFKAQSARAAAAKTEFEKTKMETEYLTQQVRAERDNAQIQVQKFLKSLEYFESQGLKNADMIIKTADEQFQAGEIDYLQWVILVNQSIAIRSEYIQSLSSYNQAVIQLLKLNNL, from the coding sequence ATGCTTTATAAAATCATTCAATTTTCAGTTCATAATAAACTGGTAATTGGTCTCTTCATGTTGCTGTGGGTCGCCTACGGAACTTACGAAGTGACGCAGTTACCAATCGACGCCGTTCCCGATATTACTAACAACCAGGTACAGGTAATCACCACCGCGCCCGCATTGGGCGCCGAAGACGTGGAAAGGCTTATTACCTTTCCCATCGAACAAGCGATCAGCAATATTCCCGGCTTAAAAGAAAGCCGCAGCCTGTCGCGTTTCGGTCTTTCTCTGATCACGATTGTCTTTGAGGATGGTTCCGACATCTACTGGGCGCGCCAGCAGGTAACCGAGCGGCTGGCGCAGGTAGCTATCAACGAAAACGCAGAAAAACCCGAACTCGCGCCAGTCACCACCGGATTGGGCGAGATATATCAGTATGTGATCAAGCCCAAAGCAGGTTTTGAAAAAAAATATTCACTTGCTGACCTGCGCACAACGCAGGATTGGATCGTAAAACGGCAGTTGCTCGGTACGCCCGGCGTAGCTGACGTTTCCACTTTCGGCGGCGACCTCAAACAATACGAAGTCGCAGTGAATCCGGCCAGCCTTAAAGCGGTTAATCTCACGATCAGCGACGTATTCACTGCGCTGGCACGGAACAACCAGAATACCGGCGGCGCGTATATAGAGAAGGGTCCCGCTGTATTATATATCAGAAGTGTGGGCCTGGCCAGCTCACAGGCGGATATTCAGGATATTGTTGTGAAGAATAACACCAACGGAACGCCGGTACTGATCCGCGATATTGCCGAAGTACGGCTAGGCTCCGCGATCCGCTATGGTGCGTTAACAATGGCAGGGAAAGGTGAATTGTCGGGTGGGATCGTGATGATGCTCAAAGGCGGCAACTCTTTCGAAGTGGTCAGCAATGTCAAAAAACGTATTGCAGAAATTCAGAAAACGCTTCCGGAAGGATTGGAAATTGAACCTTTTCTGGACCGCACCAAAATGGTCAGCAATGCAATCGGGACGGTTGAAAAAAACCTGGCGGAAGGTGCGTTGATCGTAGTACTCGTGCTCGTGCTATTTCTCGGGAATCTGCGCGCCGGACTGATTGTAGCGTCGGTGATCCCGCTTTCGATGCTTTTTGCGGTTGCGATGATGAATACTTTTGGCGTAAGCGGCAATCTGATGAGCCTCGGCGCCCTGGATTTCGGTTTGATCGTCGACGGTGCCGTGATCATTGTGGAAGCTATTCTGCACCACCTGCATACTTCCAGACGGTACGCGGGTATCAACGCGATTTCGCAGCATGAAATGGATCGCGAGGTAACCGGCTCAGCTTCCCGCATGATGAATGCCGCGGTTTTCGGCCAGATCATCATTCTGATCGTTTACCTGCCGATCCTCTCGCTGTCGGGTATTGAGGGAAAAATGTTCAAACCGATGGCGCAAACCGTGGCGTTTGCGATTCTCGGTGCATTTATACTTTCACTTACCTATGTACCGATGATCAGCGCCTTGTTCATCAGTAAAAAACTCAACCACAAACCGACCCCCTCCGACCGCATCATGGTCAAACTGGAAAGTGGCTACCAGCGGCTGCTGGTGCGCGCGCTAGGTTATAAAAAAAGCCTGGTAATCGCTGCATTTGCATTGTTTGGTACGGCTGTTTTTGTCTTTTCACAAATGGGCGGGGAGTTCATTCCGCAGTTGGAGGAAGGCGACTTCGCGACAGAAACGAGGCTGCTGGTCGGTACGAACCTGAGTACGACAATCGATGCGATCAACCGGGTTTCCGAAACTTTACAAAAACAATATCCGGAAGTCGAAAAGGTGGTTTCCAGGATTGGCAGCGCCGAGATACCTACCGATCCGATGCCGATTGAGGGAGGGGATATGATCATTGTTTTGAAGGATAAATCGGAATGGACCAGCGCGGAATCATTCACCGAATTGGCCGATAAAATGGCCCGGACTGCCCAGGAAGTAGTGCCAGGCATCACAACCGGCTTTCAGTATCCGGTCCAGATGCGCTTCAACGAGCTTATGACCGGCGCGAAACAGGATGTGGTCTGCAAAATTTTCGGCGAAGACCTGAACAAGCTGGCCACCTATGCAGAACAGCTCGGCCATATCTCCAAAACCGTAGCAGGTACCGCCGACTGGTATATTGAAAAAGTAACCGGCATGCCGCAGATCGTCATCGAATTCGACCGGCCCGAAATTGCGAAATACGGATTGAATATCGACGATCTGAACCGAACTATTAATGCGGCATTTGCAGGCGCTACCGCCGGACAGATCTACGAGGGCGAGAAGAAATTTGACCTGGTGGTCAGGGTCGGGAATGAAGGCCGCAAAAGTATGGCCGACGTGCGAAACCTGCCTGTTTCCACGCCCTCCGGCATCCAGATACCACTTTATCAGGTGGCGAATATTCAGGAAATAGAAGGCCCGAACCAGATCCAGCGGGAGAATACACGGAGAAGGATTATCGTCGGATTTAATATAAGGGGCCGCGATGTGCAGTCGATCGTGGAAGAACTGCAACGGAAAGTGGAAGGAAAAATTCGTTTTGAGCCTGGTTACAGCGTCACTTACGGGGGCGCTTTTGAGAACCTGCAACAGGCCAAGGCGCGGCTCGCAATAGCAGTTCCGGTCGCATTGCTGCTCATTTTTGTGATGCTCTACTTTGCATTCTCGTCCGTCCGGGAAGGTGCGCTGATCTATACGGCGATCCCCCTTTCAGCGATCGGCGGCGTATTTGCACTTGCCATCCGAGGTATGCCCTTCAGCATTTCTGCAGGCGTGGGCTTCATTGCGCTTTTCGGTGTGGCTGTGTTAAATGGCATCGTACTGATTTCGGAATTCAACAGGATCAAGGCAGAAGGAAACATCAAGAACGCGCTTGAACTGGTATTGACGGGTACCCGGAACCGCCTGCGTCCGGTGTTGATGACTGCCGCCGTGGCTTCGCTGGGATTCCTGCCGATGGCGCTCAGCAATGGGGCCGGTGCCGAAGTGCAGCGTCCACTTGCGACCGTTGTAATCGGTGGATTAATCACTGCTACCTTGTTAACTCTGTTCGTGTTACCCGCCTTGTATCTTCTGTTCGAGGGTAAAAGTAAAATCGGCGGAATCCCCGGGCAGCTAATTTGGGTACCGCTAATTTTTGCTGCCAACCTGGCCAGCGCCCAGCAACTGCCCAAACCGATCGGGCTACCTGCCGCTATTTCGATTGCCGGAGAGAAAAACCTTCAAATGCAAACCGCACGGCTGGCGCAGAAAAGTAGTGAGCAATTACAGAAAACTGCATATGATATTGCCAAAACGAATATCAATGCGGACGTTGGCAAGTTCAATAGCGCCAATAGCGACACGCGGTTCGGGATCAGCCAGACTTTTAGTTTTCTGTCTGTTTATACCAATCAGCGAAAAACCCTGGAAGCCGCTTTCACGGCAGCCCAGGCGCAAACACAGCTCACTGAACTGGAATTACGCACAAGCCTGCGGCAATTCTTCTATGAATATGCCAGTCTTGCTGAACGAAGAAAACTGCTCGTTTACGCCGACAGTATTTTCACATTATTTGAAACAAAGTCCAACCTGCGATTTGAAAAAGGGGAAGCAAATGTACTCGAAAAAACCGCCGCTCAATCTCAGCGCCAGCAGGTCACAAACCAGCTGAATATGCTGAAAAGCGACATGGAGGTGATTGTAAGATCCTTTAATCTGCTCATCAGGGACAGTATCCAGTATGTGCCGGAAATCGCAGACCCGCGCATTGAAAATACACTGACAGTCCAGGATTCAGCCGCGGGCCGGTTTCCGCTCCTCGACGTGGCCCTGAGCCGGCAGCAGGCATCCGAGTTCCGCTGGAAAACGGAAAAGGCCAGGCAGCTGCCCGAGCTGACCATCGGATATAACAATCTCAGCATAGTCGGTTCCCAGCTTATTAACGGACAGGAAATCAGTTACACAGGTAAAAACAGGTTCAGCTATATCAATGCAGGCATCGCGGTACCACTGTTTTTCAAAGCGCAGTCGGCGCGGGCTGCGGCAGCGAAGACGGAATTTGAAAAAACAAAAATGGAAACCGAATACCTCACACAACAAGTCCGGGCTGAGCGAGATAATGCGCAGATCCAGGTACAAAAATTCCTGAAAAGCCTTGAATATTTTGAAAGTCAGGGATTAAAAAACGCTGACATGATCATCAAAACAGCTGATGAGCAATTTCAGGCTGGCGAGATCGATTACCTGCAATGGGTTATCCTCGTCAATCAATCGATTGCGATACGCAGCGAATACATTCAGTCACTCAGCAGCTACAATCAGGCTGTGATCCAGTTGTTAAAACTCAATAATCTGTAA
- a CDS encoding efflux RND transporter periplasmic adaptor subunit, with the protein MKTYLIAGICIALLAACGTSSEQKAEVHEKQDSIKLQEVVSFNDSQLRNAGVEVGTPDLENISGTLNLHGKIDVPPQSTVSLSFPLGGYLKSTSMLPGMRVRKGQVLGELEDMQFIQLQQDYLTAKEKFTLAESEFNRQRDLNATKASSDKVFQQARAEMETQRILTHALARKLEVIGISPSTLTPGNISKSVAIVSPINGFVSKVNVNVGKYTAPTDMLFELVDPKDIHLSLNVFEKDLHSLSVGQHVTAYTNGEPDQKFQARIILITRNLDQDRMAEVHCHFEKYDPALVPGMFVNGEVAVSNKKALTVPEEAIVRWENSFYVFTDGGSGKFEMIEVKPGTVSGGKQQIEGPGISGDTKLVVKNAYALLMKIKNTEEGES; encoded by the coding sequence ATGAAAACTTACCTAATCGCCGGCATATGTATTGCGCTGCTCGCTGCCTGCGGGACTAGTTCAGAGCAAAAGGCCGAGGTTCACGAAAAACAGGATTCCATCAAACTGCAGGAAGTTGTGTCGTTCAACGACAGCCAGCTCCGGAATGCAGGCGTTGAAGTGGGAACGCCCGATCTGGAGAATATCAGTGGTACCCTGAACCTCCACGGGAAAATTGACGTGCCTCCTCAAAGTACAGTCAGCCTCAGCTTTCCGCTCGGCGGTTACTTAAAATCTACCAGTATGCTGCCCGGCATGCGCGTCAGAAAGGGTCAGGTATTGGGCGAACTCGAAGACATGCAGTTTATCCAGCTACAGCAAGATTATCTCACCGCGAAAGAAAAGTTTACACTGGCAGAAAGTGAATTTAACCGCCAGCGTGACCTGAATGCAACAAAAGCAAGCAGCGATAAAGTGTTCCAGCAAGCGCGCGCGGAAATGGAAACGCAGCGTATATTAACTCACGCGCTGGCCCGTAAACTGGAAGTGATCGGGATAAGTCCATCAACGCTGACTCCTGGTAACATTTCCAAATCCGTCGCTATCGTTTCGCCTATCAATGGTTTTGTTTCAAAAGTGAATGTGAATGTGGGCAAATACACGGCCCCCACCGATATGCTTTTCGAGCTTGTCGACCCGAAAGACATTCACCTTTCATTGAATGTTTTTGAGAAAGACCTCCACTCGCTTTCCGTAGGGCAGCACGTGACCGCCTACACCAACGGAGAACCTGACCAGAAATTCCAGGCCAGAATTATCCTGATCACCAGAAACCTTGATCAGGACAGAATGGCGGAAGTCCATTGTCATTTTGAAAAATACGATCCTGCACTGGTACCGGGAATGTTTGTGAATGGCGAAGTTGCAGTCAGTAACAAAAAGGCGTTGACGGTACCCGAGGAAGCGATTGTACGCTGGGAAAACAGTTTCTATGTCTTTACAGACGGTGGAAGCGGTAAGTTCGAAATGATCGAAGTAAAACCGGGCACGGTCAGTGGCGGAAAGCAGCAAATTGAAGGGCCGGGAATCAGCGGGGATACGAAGCTGGTTGTCAAAAATGCCTATGCATTACTGATGAAAATCAAGAATACGGAAGAGGGCGAAAGCTAG
- a CDS encoding ATP-binding protein, translated as MDRVVTKSLEFLVGGGEMGERIRRFDWEKSPLGPPGYWQQSLRTCIRIMLSSKQPIWIGWGEHLIKFYNDAYVDIVRGKHPGALGQPASVVWKDIWRDIEPMLSQAMTKDEGTYVESQLLIMERSGFPEETYYTFSYTPVLGEDGRPAGIICYNTADTDRIINERSLRTMQRLDSLAQKKTEQEVYVQAATALASNDKDFPFTVFYKINDEATTAEVVAMSGIGSENFTLDALVDLRNSDPGSGTIAEAVFENRIVESEQDIRWKTLPKGHWDVVPRCFVDVPIKSANRKHPLAILTIGLNPYRNFDEAYRNFIQLVADQISLGVSNALAYEEERKRAKALEELDKAKTLFFTNISHEFRTPLMLMLSPLEELLNKPLEGLSAAEKNNLEVTHRNAIRLLKLVNTLLEFSRIESGRNLANYVLTDIAAYTRNLAGNFRSVIEKAELYLQVNVEETTSPVYVDRQMWEKIVFNLLSNAFKYTLKGGITLSVRQEGNEVRLIVEDTGSGIPLHELPHMFERFHRVQNTAGRTYEGTGIGLSMVKELVSLHQGNISVESEIGRGSRFTVSIPTGSEHLNPSQVYAADPGLEEIVPSFFIEEAATFLSPDSKQNHTVTAPQPVEKTAFETILVVDDNTDMRQHIQSLIGPWYRTIGAVNGVDALEKISEYRPSLILSDIMMPEMDGIELLRRVKDNAASAQIPVILITARAGEESKIEGYEIGADDYLVKPFSSNELLVRIKSQLKIAKTRRQFTEELESEVKKRTQELIKANKELESFNYVASHDLQEPLRKIQTFIHLIEKNKDNTELVRRYFEKINSSAQRMSDLIHSVLTYTRLTESGEDFSVFDLNDIVNDILVDFELLIEEKGAEIICDDLPEIRGNRFQINQLFSNLFSNSLKFAQDSPRITITSKLAGPEEKKDPHLSDQNRAFIHLTFSDNGIGFAPEFSEKIFSLFQRLHGRHEYSGTGIGLSIVKKVVDQHDGYISAESLPGKGATFHIWLPA; from the coding sequence ATGGATCGGGTTGTTACAAAATCACTGGAATTTCTTGTTGGGGGAGGGGAAATGGGCGAAAGGATCCGCCGGTTCGACTGGGAAAAGTCACCGCTCGGGCCTCCCGGGTACTGGCAGCAAAGCCTGAGAACATGCATCCGGATCATGTTAAGCTCCAAACAGCCCATCTGGATAGGCTGGGGTGAGCACCTGATTAAATTTTACAATGATGCGTATGTTGATATTGTACGCGGCAAACACCCTGGAGCGCTGGGCCAGCCTGCGTCTGTCGTTTGGAAAGATATCTGGCGGGATATTGAACCCATGCTCTCGCAAGCGATGACCAAAGACGAAGGAACTTATGTGGAGTCGCAGCTGCTCATTATGGAGCGGAGTGGTTTCCCGGAAGAAACCTACTACACATTTTCCTACACCCCAGTGCTGGGAGAAGACGGGCGTCCCGCAGGGATTATCTGCTACAACACAGCCGATACCGACCGGATCATCAACGAAAGATCGCTCCGTACCATGCAGCGGCTTGACAGCCTGGCGCAAAAAAAGACGGAACAGGAGGTTTATGTACAGGCGGCAACCGCGTTGGCGAGCAACGATAAGGACTTCCCTTTTACTGTATTCTATAAGATAAATGACGAAGCGACTACGGCTGAGGTCGTAGCCATGTCGGGCATTGGCAGCGAAAACTTCACCCTCGATGCATTGGTAGATCTGCGCAATTCTGATCCCGGGTCCGGAACGATCGCAGAAGCGGTTTTTGAAAACAGGATTGTAGAATCGGAGCAAGATATCCGTTGGAAAACGCTACCCAAGGGGCACTGGGACGTGGTGCCGAGGTGTTTTGTGGATGTTCCCATCAAATCAGCGAACCGGAAACACCCGCTCGCTATCCTGACGATCGGCCTCAACCCCTACCGTAATTTTGATGAAGCCTATCGCAATTTTATTCAACTGGTAGCCGACCAGATATCATTGGGCGTGAGTAATGCGCTGGCCTATGAGGAAGAGCGGAAGCGGGCGAAAGCATTGGAAGAGCTGGACAAGGCCAAAACGCTTTTCTTTACCAATATCAGCCACGAGTTCAGAACACCACTGATGCTGATGCTGAGTCCGCTGGAAGAGCTGCTGAACAAGCCGCTGGAAGGATTGAGTGCGGCAGAGAAGAATAATCTGGAAGTGACACACCGCAATGCGATCCGGCTGCTCAAACTTGTCAATACGCTGCTGGAATTCAGCCGGATAGAGAGTGGCAGGAACCTGGCCAATTACGTGCTGACAGATATTGCAGCCTACACCAGGAACCTTGCAGGCAATTTTCGCTCGGTGATTGAGAAAGCGGAACTCTATTTGCAGGTGAATGTAGAGGAAACCACAAGTCCGGTGTATGTGGACAGACAAATGTGGGAAAAGATTGTTTTCAACCTGTTGTCGAATGCATTTAAATATACATTAAAAGGTGGCATCACATTATCGGTCAGACAGGAAGGGAATGAGGTGAGGCTGATTGTGGAAGATACCGGTTCTGGCATACCCCTGCATGAGCTGCCGCACATGTTCGAGCGTTTTCACAGGGTCCAGAACACGGCCGGAAGGACCTACGAGGGAACGGGGATCGGCTTGTCGATGGTGAAGGAATTGGTATCACTGCATCAGGGAAATATTTCCGTGGAGAGCGAAATCGGGCGGGGTAGCAGGTTTACGGTTTCCATTCCAACCGGCAGCGAGCATCTTAATCCGTCGCAGGTATACGCTGCGGATCCGGGTTTGGAGGAAATCGTCCCAAGCTTTTTTATTGAGGAGGCTGCTACATTTCTGTCCCCGGATAGTAAGCAGAACCATACTGTAACCGCCCCGCAACCGGTTGAAAAAACTGCATTTGAAACAATACTCGTGGTCGACGATAACACAGATATGCGCCAGCATATTCAGTCGCTGATCGGGCCCTGGTACCGGACAATCGGAGCTGTGAACGGTGTCGATGCGCTTGAAAAGATTTCCGAATATCGTCCATCACTTATCCTGAGCGACATTATGATGCCCGAAATGGACGGGATCGAATTGCTACGGCGTGTAAAAGACAATGCAGCAAGTGCGCAAATTCCTGTGATTCTGATAACCGCCAGAGCCGGCGAGGAGTCGAAAATCGAGGGCTATGAAATCGGGGCGGACGATTATCTTGTGAAACCATTTTCCTCCAATGAACTGCTGGTAAGGATCAAGTCGCAGCTTAAAATAGCGAAGACGCGCCGCCAGTTTACCGAAGAACTGGAAAGTGAAGTGAAAAAGCGTACGCAAGAGCTGATCAAGGCGAACAAAGAGCTCGAATCATTCAATTATGTCGCCAGCCACGATTTGCAGGAGCCGCTTAGAAAAATACAGACATTCATTCATCTGATTGAGAAAAATAAGGATAATACGGAACTTGTCAGAAGGTACTTCGAAAAGATCAATTCATCTGCCCAGCGTATGAGCGATCTGATCCATTCTGTATTGACCTATACCCGGTTAACTGAAAGCGGAGAGGATTTTTCTGTTTTTGATCTGAACGATATTGTGAATGATATCCTCGTGGATTTCGAACTGCTGATCGAGGAGAAAGGGGCGGAAATAATTTGTGATGATCTGCCCGAGATCCGCGGCAATCGTTTTCAGATTAACCAGCTTTTTTCCAATCTGTTCAGTAATTCGCTCAAATTCGCGCAGGACAGCCCGCGGATCACCATTACGTCAAAGCTGGCAGGGCCTGAGGAGAAGAAGGACCCGCACCTGTCTGATCAGAACCGTGCATTTATACACCTGACGTTTTCCGATAACGGGATCGGCTTTGCGCCTGAATTCAGTGAGAAAATTTTCAGTTTGTTCCAAAGACTGCACGGCAGGCACGAGTATTCCGGCACCGGCATAGGGCTCAGTATTGTGAAAAAGGTCGTAGACCAACATGATGGCTATATTTCGGCCGAATCTTTACCAGGAAAAGGTGCGACATTCCACATCTGGCTTCCCGCTTAA
- a CDS encoding response regulator, whose product MRPRINILLVDDDLDDQEILATIMKDSFDHAEFTFANDGMHALYQLKGESFVPDIIFADINMPRMNGMEFLMEFRKMQHLAEVPVFMYSTSDEQEIVNQCRSLGANGFVKKYADTDQIKSAFQKIIQNITSRH is encoded by the coding sequence ATGCGTCCTCGTATCAATATTTTATTAGTCGACGATGATTTGGACGACCAGGAAATACTGGCGACTATCATGAAAGACTCCTTCGATCATGCCGAATTTACTTTTGCTAATGATGGTATGCATGCGCTGTACCAATTAAAGGGCGAGTCGTTCGTCCCGGATATTATTTTCGCCGATATCAATATGCCGCGCATGAATGGCATGGAATTTCTAATGGAATTCAGAAAAATGCAGCATTTGGCGGAGGTGCCGGTTTTTATGTATTCGACGTCGGATGAGCAGGAAATTGTAAATCAATGCAGAAGTCTGGGGGCGAACGGATTTGTGAAAAAATATGCAGACACTGACCAGATAAAGAGCGCATTTCAAAAGATCATTCAAAATATTACCTCACGCCATTAA
- a CDS encoding sugar phosphate isomerase/epimerase family protein, with amino-acid sequence MINNKRLAGIALIALTGLIQISFVKNSLPKKALKWETGVALYSFNKFSFDEAIAKADSAGAKFVEGFFFHNLGKDYNGHAIPNLSDEEIARMKSTLDSKGIKMKSLYSGNGKNLHEWNTYFTFSKKMGIEFLTCEPERKDWDLLDSLAGSYQMKIAIHEHARGSSYYWHPDSVMAAMKGRPNIWACADLGHWVRSGLDPVQCLKILEGRIICVHVKDLDEANNLKANDVVAGTGVLNYPAIVKELKRQNFNGMAYIEREGNWNNNMPDVKKALGYLSKLAK; translated from the coding sequence ATGATCAATAATAAGCGCCTGGCAGGCATCGCACTCATCGCTCTGACCGGATTAATCCAGATTAGTTTCGTAAAAAATTCTCTACCCAAAAAAGCATTGAAATGGGAGACGGGCGTGGCACTTTATTCCTTCAATAAATTTTCCTTTGACGAGGCCATCGCAAAGGCAGACAGTGCGGGGGCGAAGTTTGTAGAAGGGTTTTTCTTCCATAACCTGGGGAAAGATTATAACGGGCATGCTATTCCAAACCTGAGTGACGAGGAAATCGCCAGGATGAAATCGACGCTGGATAGCAAAGGCATTAAGATGAAATCGTTGTATTCGGGCAACGGTAAGAATCTGCATGAATGGAACACTTATTTCACTTTTTCAAAAAAGATGGGTATAGAATTCCTTACCTGTGAGCCGGAAAGGAAGGACTGGGATTTGCTCGACAGCCTGGCCGGGTCTTATCAAATGAAAATCGCGATCCACGAACACGCCAGGGGATCGAGCTATTACTGGCACCCTGACTCAGTAATGGCGGCCATGAAAGGGCGGCCGAACATCTGGGCCTGCGCGGACCTGGGGCACTGGGTAAGGAGCGGACTTGACCCGGTACAGTGCCTCAAAATTCTGGAAGGCCGCATTATTTGTGTGCATGTCAAAGATCTTGACGAGGCTAATAATTTGAAAGCCAATGATGTAGTTGCAGGTACCGGCGTGCTAAACTACCCCGCGATCGTCAAAGAACTGAAACGGCAAAACTTCAATGGAATGGCTTACATCGAGCGGGAAGGCAATTGGAACAACAATATGCCCGATGTAAAAAAGGCGCTTGGATACCTTTCAAAGCTCGCGAAATAG